CCATGCAGAGCGTCACTAGAACAGAACTCCTACCGTGTACGCATGCACCTTGCCCAGAATGCCCAGACCCCGGTAGGCATACTCAATCTTCAGAGCTGTGTTATGCATCATGTACAGCGTGGCGCCCGCGCCCAGGGCCAAGCCGTACTCAGAATCCTCCATGAACAGGGCCTTGTAGCCGGCCCGCAGGAAAAAGGAGCCGGTAGTGGGCAGGATATACTGGTACTGCGCGCCAATGTTCATCGATTCGCTATTGTTGTTTGGGTGAAGAGCGTCCAGGGCCAGGCTCAGGCGATGTCGCTCGCGCACCACGGGGTGCACGGCCACCCCAATGCGGAACAGCAGAGGCAACTCCCACGCCTCGAGGCGGAACTGGCCGCGCACATCGCGGTAATTGCCCTGCTCCAGCGGGAGGATGTCGATGGGCTGAAGCAGGTCCATGCCGTCGTAGCGCATCTTTGTGCCAAAGTTGGAGATGCTCATGCCGATACTCATGCCATCGGCACGGTCGCCGGTGGGCGAGAAGAAGTGGGTGTTCAAGAGTACGCCCAGGTCCGCCGCCACGGCATAGGCACCCACGTGCCAGATCTGCGAGGAGACATATTTGGCCGAGGCGCCGAAGGAGAACCATTGTGCCAGCCGTCGGGAGTAGGAGAAGGCGAAGGCGAAATCAGTGGCGCTGAAGGTCTCGCCCGTGCCCTCTTGGCTGGCGACCGTAGTGACCTCCATCTCGCCGTAGCCCGTGTGGTAAAGGCTCAGGGCAAAAGTCCCCAGGCGAGGTAACACCAGGCCAACAGCCGCGGCGGAGGTATTGATATCCAGAAGCCATGGCTGGTAGGTGAACTGTGCCTCGCTGCGCTCCATATACCCAAGGCCTGCGGGGTTCCAGTAGGTGGCAGAAAGGTCTTTAGCCACTGCCACGTAGGCATCGCCCATGGCGCTGCCGGCACAGCCAAAGCCGATCTCCAAAAAGTTGGCGGCGGTGGTACCAGCTCGATGGGGCCTCTGCCCGTGGGAGGGCCTCACCCCTGCGACACAAGCCAGCGCTACCGCCATCGCCGCCACCAATTGCCATTTGCTGTTCATCGTGCTACCCTCGTATGTTGCTTGGGTTGCCATACGCTCATGGGTTACTTGATAATCGCGAACTTGCCCATCTGTTCATCACCAGTGGCGTGCGCCTTCACATGATAGATGTACATGCCGGCGGCCACTTCCAGACCCTCCTTCGTGAGCAGATCCCAGTGGGCAGTGCCGTTCTCGATGGGATTGTCCACCTCGAGCACATCCACCAGCACGCCGCTGACGGTGAAAATCTTGATGGTGCATCTAGCCGGGACGTGGGTAAACATCAGCCGGCGGCGCTGATTCAAGCGCCAGTTGGACACCGCCGGCTCCATGGCGTTGGTGGCCACATACGGATTGGGGACCACTTTGATAGTGCGCATCGTCTCCCGGAGTGCGGCCACATCCAAGGGACCTGCCTCATTGATGGTGAACCGAAGGGTGTCACCAGAGAAGAACGGACGCCTGAAAGTGACCCGATACACATCATTGGGCTTGGGGAGTTTGCTGCTATCGCCCGCGGCGCTGAAATCCAGGATGAAGGCGGTGCCGGCCCACTTTTTGTCGCTTGTGACGGGCCCCACCAGCACGCGGTCCTGGAGAATGTCAAAGCGCAGGTTTGCGTTCCTGTCGTGCACTACAAGGTCCAAAAGCTCCGGCTCACCGCCTTCACCAGCAAACGAGCGATTAACCACGTAGAAATTGAAGGGGAGGTTGACTAGGAGTGCCGAACGGCTGATGCGCTGGCCGGTCTCGTCCCGCATTGTCTTGGTACTCACCCTGCCCACGTATGCCGAGTCGTTGCCTGTGAAAACGATCTCATAGTCCCAAGGGAATGTACTGCTTTCTGGGGTCTGCACAAGCCGCATGGGGCTCGAGCCCACCAACCACCCACTCCGCGCGCCGTCCAACTCCGCTGTCAGCACCGGATGGAGCATCTTGAGGCGTACCCCGTCAAAGATGTCCGTGTAAATCTCTCTGCCCACCACAAAATGGGAGAAATGGCTCCCGGCGGTGTCCACCCGCACGATGTTGTTGTATGCGAAACGGAGCGGGGTCTCCTCATACACCAGCGTCCCTCCGTCAGTGGCGTCGTAGACGTGCAGGCCGCTGGTGGTGTAGAGAAGCCCGTGGGCATAGCCCTCCACCGCGGTGAGCGTGTCGACGCTAAAGGTCACCTTGTACGTGTGGCCCGGCTTGAGGCTCTTTTCTGCCAGAATTTCCGGTGCGATAGAGCCGCACCCGAACACCACGCCTTCGCTCTGGCTCCCTA
This genomic window from candidate division KSB1 bacterium contains:
- a CDS encoding PorV/PorQ family protein is translated as MNSKWQLVAAMAVALACVAGVRPSHGQRPHRAGTTAANFLEIGFGCAGSAMGDAYVAVAKDLSATYWNPAGLGYMERSEAQFTYQPWLLDINTSAAAVGLVLPRLGTFALSLYHTGYGEMEVTTVASQEGTGETFSATDFAFAFSYSRRLAQWFSFGASAKYVSSQIWHVGAYAVAADLGVLLNTHFFSPTGDRADGMSIGMSISNFGTKMRYDGMDLLQPIDILPLEQGNYRDVRGQFRLEAWELPLLFRIGVAVHPVVRERHRLSLALDALHPNNNSESMNIGAQYQYILPTTGSFFLRAGYKALFMEDSEYGLALGAGATLYMMHNTALKIEYAYRGLGILGKVHAYTVGVLF